The Hippopotamus amphibius kiboko isolate mHipAmp2 chromosome 16, mHipAmp2.hap2, whole genome shotgun sequence genomic interval CCAGAAAGCAAAGGCAAAattcccctcctttccctgtgTGTTACACCCACGTGCAGTTCCTCCTTGCAACCCTTCCAGAAAAGTCCCTAAATGCTGTGTTAAGGTACCTGTTGCCACATCTTCAAAGGTCTTAGTGGAGGCCTAGCCagtgcaatttttttttggctgcaccttgcagcatgtgggattttagttccacACCCCTTGCGTTGGAAGtatggcgtcttaaccactggaccgccagggaagtccctgcagcaACATACATCTTCCCAGGCCTCCTTTTTTTTGGCCTCTCACTAGCCTGAGCTTGCACCCCCAAATAAATCATTAGATTAACTTTGCTTCCTAGCCATCAGTTTTCTAGAAAGATCTGCTGTTAGTACTGGGGGGTCTTTgggcattttctttctcctttgggcCTCAGCAGCACATTTCACATAATGAAAAGGCTGACTTTTAAGTGCCAGAGGCCCCTATCATTTGACTTGTAACTCATGTAACCCAGTTTCTCCCTCCTGTGTCCACCCATGTGTCTGAGGAGTCTACATCTACCACGAAGCAACAAATACAATAGTTAAGAAGGCCCTGGAGGTAGACTGAATTTGAGTTCTAGCTCCTTGGTCCTCAttcttcctagctgtgtgaccctgagcaagtaaCTTGGCCTCTCTGAACCTCCCTTAGGCCCCTTCAATGTAAAATGTGGCAACAGTATCTATTTCTATATAATCATGAGGCTTAGATGACAATTCATATAAAGTAGGTAGAACAGTGCTCttaataagcattcaataaacgTTATGTTTAATAATATACCTGCCCCAACTTTGACAGGGAATGGATACAGGAGTCTAGGGAATTACCAGGTCCCTCCCACTGACCCACTGAAGTTTAGAAACTTTAGGCAACACCATCCCTTccaaaatacttttattaaaaaaaaaccattacaaacaatcaaaaaaggaaaaaaaaaacccgaaaaaaaaccccccacaaaacccgcctttcttttaaataatgcGGCACGGAGCAGTTTGGTTTCCACCCTATTGCACGTGGTCCGGCCTGGTCATGAATCAGGAGGCTGCTGGGACTGGGGTGCTGTGAAGGAGGTGGGGTTCAGCCTGGCGGGGAGGAGGCCAGCCCCTCCCATTACCTGAAGGTGcaagaggcagaggctgggttTCCATAGCAACCAGGCAGCACATCCCTGTCATCCTTTGACAGGCCCAGCTTATCTTCCCTGAGGCCCCAGTGGACACAAGGGGAGTAGGAACTGGAGGGAAAGGCAGAAGAAATGTGGAAGTGGGAAATCAGACTCCCAGAAACAGAGTCTCATTAAGGCATTTGGAACAGATAAATTAATTCAGGAAGACCCACCTTCACAGAAGGCTGTGAtaaccagacacacacacacacacacatgcaagacAATTTGTGGAACCCTGAAATGGGAGGAAAGGAGGCCACAGCCACTGCTTCAAGGCCCCATcaacacacacaaactcacacacacacgcacgcgcacacacacacacagagttgcaTCCAAGGATTCAGCCCACCAAGACTGAGATGTGGAAGAAGCCCCCCTCAGTCAAAGTCTTAGGATCCCAGAATGATTTCCATGATGTGATCTAGTTCATTCCACTCCCAGGACCCTGGGGCACAGAAAAGGTTGTGAGGAGGCTCTGGTGGGGCTAGTGTAGGCTCCTTCTCCACTGCAGATGTGTCAATGTCCAGAAAGAAGTCATCCAGGCTGGAGTCCCCCAGGTACCGGGAGCTCAGAGCTTCTAAGAAGACTGGATCAGGCTGGGGCAGCACTTCATTCTGGGGGCCCGGGGGAGCCACTGGATTCTGAGGGGGCTCAGTCTCATCCATGGAGGTGTCCAGCTCCCTGAGAATAGAGCCGATGGTGGCCGACAGGGAGAAGTCCTCCTCACCCAGGAAGAGGGGCTCCGGGGGCAGGGCAGGTGCAGGAGTCAGGCAAAGTGCAGCTTGGAGCTGCTGGAGGGTGTTGTGGATGAGGACATGCCTGCGAAGGCTGGGTGCTCGGGGGCCCAGACTTCGCTGGACTTTGTCTAGGGAGATGCGGAGCAGGGCTTGCTGGTAGCTCCGCAGGCCTGCTGGACCCCAGTCCCACttctcatcctcctcttcctcctccaaatCTGAGTGTTTCCTTTTCAAGCCTCCTACCATGATGCCCTGTGGAGAGAAGAGGGGCAAGTTAGGCACAGCAGGGCTAGTCCAAACCCCGAATCTCCTGTACGGCTGTTGATTCGTAATGATCCAAACTtcagtttctgcatctataaaCTGGAGATAGCATGAATCCCACAAGGCTAAGGAGGAGAGTACATGTATATGATCAAGAATACAAGATCTGGACTTAAACACAGCTAGGTCTGAATCCCACTTACTTGCCCATGTGCCCTCAAATAGTGAATTTACCTCCTTGagactcaatttccttatctgcaagATGAGGATCCTAACTCAAGTTCCCCTATATCTTAAAGCTGTTCTTTCCACAATACTCTTTTCTTCAAATGTGGCATACACAAGACACGTGTTGAGTACAGAGACCTGGCCTCGAAGCAGagaaacctgggtttgaattctgcctTTCACACTATCAGCTGCGTGATCTTGGGAAGCAATGTGACATTACACACTTAATGAACAAGAgttaattgacaaaaaaaaaaaaaagttgccatttactcattcaatatttttatttgagtgTCTACTATATTCCAGCCACTTGGACCCCTCTAAGGGCACCTATTTGTGGACACTCTTCTTCCACAGTGAAGATATTTCTGTCCACGCCCTCTCCCTAACTGACCTGGAGCGCTCCTGATGACAGAGAAGAAGCCTCCCTCGTTCCCGCCGCGGTGCCTTCAGGTTCCCCTAGGGCCCGCCCCACAGGAAAACTGGCTAGAACTCGACGCACGCCAAGCCCCGCCCCTACCGGCCCATCCAACCAGACCTCGGTCCCCTACAGGCCCCGCCCCATCTACGGATTCCCCTTTCAGCCTTCAGGCACGGCCCAATTTGGCCCAGGGCCTTCTGGGAAATGTGGGCCAATAGCCGCCGGGTATACGCACTGACGCTGAGCGCGCACTACAATCCCCGGAGGGCTCCGCACGCCGCAGGGACTAACCTTCCCCGCCCTCCCCAACTGCATGCGCAGAGGGGCCCGGAGTACGTGGGGGAAGGGAACCCGGACGTCCAGCTGCCAGGCGCCCGCCGAGCCCCGCCCTCCGCTGCCTCCAGGGCGGCGGGTCTGAGCTCCACGCCCGGAACACCCTTCCCCCACTCCAGACTCTGGCTCTAAAACTGCTTTCCTTCGGACCACAGAGTGTCCTGGATTCTTCCCTCTAACTGCTCTCGGGTTCAGAGACCCAGCCCCGACACAATGCTCAAAGACTTACAAACGCTCCCCGACTCATTCCGTTCGGGACAGTGGGTATCTCAGTTTTGAGACCTCCTCCCGTCCACTATCCCGTTTTCCCGTCTTTCAAATGCTTCTCGACTTCACCTCCAGTCTCCCCGCTCTGGTTCCAAGACAGGTCTTGACAGGGACCTCTCCCTAGCACCCCCCTCTCCGCCGCTGCGTCTTGGAGACCAAGAGTCCTTGCCGCTAGTTCTCTCGCTTCTCCAAATGCCCAGATCCCAGCCCAACCCCTCACACCTTTTCCTGAACACTAGGACCCCGAATTCAACCCGTCCCGGAGACCCGAATTGTCCTAATCTTCAGATTTCCTACCCCAAAAGTTCCTTTCTAGTTTTCTCCCTTCTCCGAACACCCCATGTCCCAGCGTCAAACTCCCTCCACTCGAAGATCCTGCCCCCAAAACTTCGCCTTCCGTCCAGGATCTCGAAACTCCGGTCCCCAACCCTCCCCTAAAACCCTATCATCACCCTTAATCTGCGCCCCCTACTCCCGCCCGTACTCCGCCTCCACAGCCCTGGGGGACGCGCCTCCGCCTCCCTCAACCCAAGGCAGATCCCAAGCCAGGCAGCCACACCTCACCTCAGCTGCCAGGTTCGCAATGACCACCTCCGGGAACGCCCGCGGCTTTGCGGACCCTCCAATGCTGGGTAGGGGCCTCGATCACCTCCCCGGGGCCTCTCGGTCTGGCCTCTGGCCCACCCAGCTCCGCCTGCGAGCCGAGCCGCGAGCCACGATTTGCTGGAGTCCTGCCCGCCCCGGGGCGAGGATTGGCTGGGCGGGGCCACCTTACGTCCCCCCCGAGGAGAcgccctgcctgccctcccctcccttgcTCCGCGGACCATTTAAAGGATTCCGACTCGCTGGGAGGCGGGGCCGCGTCGCTAGAGTGGCGGGGATATCCACGCGGTTTCTTTCAACTCAGTTACTGTCCTCGCTCCAAGATCGTCATTATTGCTCTCTGCGATCCCTTTACACCGGCCTGGACCGCATCTCGGAGCAAGACTGGCTGGCACTGCCCCATTCCACCCGGCTTTCCAGACGGGAGGGGCTGAGCCTCTAGCTGAGGCCGCGCCCCCTGGGCTCAGAGGCCGGACGCTGCGGGGCGGGGGAGGATGACGCTTTGAAGACCAGCCAATAGCTTGGCGCGGCCTGTGTTGCCTGGGCGATCGCAGCCCCGCCCCTTCACCGCCCCTGTCCTGCCCACCACACTTTACCCCGCggccttcttcttataaggacttcTCAGCATGTCCTCTGGTGGTGCCTCATACATCCTCCTGACGCCCCATCCTTCCTCTCTCAGGGTGGCACCCCTGCTGCTGGAAACTGGTTCATGGCTCCCCACTATCCCAGGGACAAAGTTCAAACTCATATTTTTGCTTCAGTGCCCTTCAGGTCTGGCCTGATGCACACCCCTTCTTGCTCCCTACAAACCTGTGACACCATTGACTTTAAGTTTTTCTAAAATGGCTTCAAGTGCTCTCCACCACCATGAACAGagattctgttttcttccctGCCTTATCCCCAGTGCCTACAACAATCC includes:
- the SERTAD3 gene encoding SERTA domain-containing protein 3, which produces MVGGLKRKHSDLEEEEEDEKWDWGPAGLRSYQQALLRISLDKVQRSLGPRAPSLRRHVLIHNTLQQLQAALCLTPAPALPPEPLFLGEEDFSLSATIGSILRELDTSMDETEPPQNPVAPPGPQNEVLPQPDPVFLEALSSRYLGDSSLDDFFLDIDTSAVEKEPTLAPPEPPHNLFCAPGSWEWNELDHIMEIILGS